One region of Priestia megaterium genomic DNA includes:
- the xerC gene encoding tyrosine recombinase XerC, which produces MEFVKDVLNSFLEYLQIEKNYSKYTVDCYEKDIGIFMSFMQEEQIQNLQSVTYADARLFLTRLYEKQYSKRSMSRKISCLRTFYRYLNREELVEDNPFALVTLPKKEERNPRFLYEEEIVKLFQMNDLTTPLGQRNQSLLELLYATGIRVSECASIKLSDIDFSLQTLLVYGKGKKQRYVPFGCYAKDALRVYIDNGRKLLLKKAPSDTHSLFLNYKGTPLTDRGIRLVIDQLVKKTAENIHISPHVLRHTFATHMLNEGADLRTVQEMLGHEHLSTTQIYTHVTKDRLKAVYMNHHPRA; this is translated from the coding sequence TTGGAATTTGTTAAAGATGTATTAAATTCCTTTCTAGAATATTTACAAATTGAGAAAAATTATTCAAAATATACAGTTGACTGCTATGAAAAAGACATAGGTATCTTCATGTCTTTTATGCAGGAAGAGCAAATACAAAACCTACAAAGTGTTACATATGCTGATGCAAGGCTGTTTTTAACACGCCTATATGAAAAGCAGTATTCAAAAAGATCGATGTCACGCAAAATTTCTTGTTTGAGAACGTTTTATCGTTACTTAAATAGAGAAGAATTAGTAGAAGATAATCCATTTGCGCTCGTTACCCTTCCTAAAAAGGAAGAGAGAAATCCTCGCTTCCTGTATGAAGAGGAGATTGTGAAATTATTTCAAATGAATGACTTAACAACTCCGTTAGGGCAGCGTAATCAGTCTCTCTTAGAATTGCTGTATGCCACCGGAATACGAGTGAGTGAATGTGCATCTATTAAGCTTAGCGATATAGATTTTTCACTTCAAACTTTGCTCGTATATGGCAAAGGGAAAAAACAACGGTACGTGCCATTTGGCTGTTATGCCAAGGACGCTCTTAGAGTATATATAGATAATGGAAGAAAGCTTCTTTTAAAAAAGGCTCCTTCTGATACTCATTCGCTCTTTTTAAATTATAAGGGGACACCGTTGACAGACCGAGGCATACGCTTAGTCATTGATCAGTTAGTAAAGAAAACCGCTGAGAATATACATATTAGTCCACACGTTTTGCGGCATACTTTTGCGACTCATATGTTAAATGAAGGGGCAGATTTACGTACAGTTCAAGAAATGCTAGGTCATGAACATTTATCAACCACTCAAATATACACACATGTGACGAAGGATCGTTTAAAGGCAGTTTATATGAATCACCATCCTCGCGCATAA